A window from Bufo bufo chromosome 1, aBufBuf1.1, whole genome shotgun sequence encodes these proteins:
- the ETV6 gene encoding transcription factor ETV6 isoform X3 produces MEEDPVKMPAHLRLPPSHWSRDDLSQWLRWAENEFALHPIENNTFEMNGKALLLLTKEDFRYRCPHSGDVLYEVLQHILRQRKPRPFPPSVFHTGNSIQSHPDIILPHNHHDDQIQHRPLRTPSDIHPQNTPTIELRHRSHSPLSTNHHPSPDAETRPLRSPMDSNLRRPSPADRLLRLQSEGNHHNQDTYPLSVSPAEANHCPNDTLPKPSSPRQENPRVIQLMPSPIMHPLLLNSRHPVEFKQPRLGADDGQQRETKPMNLSHREEMAYMNHVMVSISSSEEQTIPMGRIADCRLLWDYVYQLLSDTRYENFIRWEDKESMVFRIMDPNGLARLWGNHKNRTNMTYEKMSRALRHYYKLNIIRKEPGQRLLFRFMKTPDEIMSGRTDRLEHLESQELDETMYQEDDC; encoded by the exons ATGGAAGAGGATCCCGTCAAAATGCCGGCACACCTAC GTCTCCCACCTTCTCATTGGTCTCGGGATGACCTGTCTCAGTGGCTACGCTGGGCTGAAAACGAATTTGCTCTGCATCCTATAGAGAATAATACATTCGAGATGAACGGCAAAGCCCTTCTGCTCCTCACCAAGGAAGATTTCCGATACCGCTGTCCGCACTCAG GTGATGTCTTGTACGAGGTTCTGCAGCACATCCTGCGACAGAGGAAACCCCGACCGTTTCCCCCATCTGTTTTTCACACTGGAAATTCTATCCAAAGTCACCCTGATATTATTCTCCCCCACAACCACCATGATG atcAAATTCAGCACAGACCTCTCAGAACGCCCTCCGACATCCACCCACAGAATACTCCTACTATAGAGCTGCGCCATCGATCCCACTCACCCCTCTCCACCAACCATcacccatctccagatgctgaaaCCCGCCCACTGCGTTCGCCCATGGACAGCAACCTGCGCCGCCCGTCCCCTGCTGATAGACTCCTCCGATTGCAAAGTGAAGGCAACCACCACAATCAAGATACCTACCCCTTATCTGTGTCTCCTGCCGAAGCCAACCACTGTCCCAATGACACCCTTCCCAAACCCAGCAGCCCGCGGCAGGAGAACCCACGTGTCATCCAGCTCATGCCAAGCCCCATTATGCACCCGCTGCTCCTTAATTCTCGGCATCCTGTGGAGTTTAAGCAGCCGAGGTTAGGAGCAGATGATGGGCAGCAGCGTGAGACCAAACCTATGAACTTATCCCACCGTGAGGAGATGGCGTACATGAATCATGTCATGGTGTCCATCTCTTCCTCCGAGGAACAGACCATTCCCATGGGAAGGATAGCCG ATTGCCGGCTGCTCTGGGATTATGTGTATCAGCTCTTGTCTGACACGAGATATGAGAACTTTATTCGCTGGGAAGATAAAGAGTCAATGGTTTTTCGAATCATGGACCCCAATGGTCTGGCACGACTCTGGGGCAACCACAAG AACAGAACAAACATGACTTATGAGAAGATGTCGCGGGCACTTCGCCATTACTACAAGCTCAACATCATCCGCAAGGAACCTGGGCAGAGACTACTCTTCAG
- the ETV6 gene encoding transcription factor ETV6 isoform X1 codes for MLPSFLAMSSAQFGIKQEQISYSPPESPGQNCATASPSFPHVSGPRTYRMEEDPVKMPAHLRLPPSHWSRDDLSQWLRWAENEFALHPIENNTFEMNGKALLLLTKEDFRYRCPHSGDVLYEVLQHILRQRKPRPFPPSVFHTGNSIQSHPDIILPHNHHDDQIQHRPLRTPSDIHPQNTPTIELRHRSHSPLSTNHHPSPDAETRPLRSPMDSNLRRPSPADRLLRLQSEGNHHNQDTYPLSVSPAEANHCPNDTLPKPSSPRQENPRVIQLMPSPIMHPLLLNSRHPVEFKQPRLGADDGQQRETKPMNLSHREEMAYMNHVMVSISSSEEQTIPMGRIADCRLLWDYVYQLLSDTRYENFIRWEDKESMVFRIMDPNGLARLWGNHKNRTNMTYEKMSRALRHYYKLNIIRKEPGQRLLFRFMKTPDEIMSGRTDRLEHLESQELDETMYQEDDC; via the exons ATGCTTCCCTCCTTCCTGGCCATGTCTTCTGCACAGTTTGGTATTAAG CAGGAACAGATATCATACTCTCCTCCAGAAAGCCCCGGACAAAATTGTGCCACAGCATCCCCCTCATTTCCCCATGTCTCCGGGCCACGCACATACAGGATGGAAGAGGATCCCGTCAAAATGCCGGCACACCTAC GTCTCCCACCTTCTCATTGGTCTCGGGATGACCTGTCTCAGTGGCTACGCTGGGCTGAAAACGAATTTGCTCTGCATCCTATAGAGAATAATACATTCGAGATGAACGGCAAAGCCCTTCTGCTCCTCACCAAGGAAGATTTCCGATACCGCTGTCCGCACTCAG GTGATGTCTTGTACGAGGTTCTGCAGCACATCCTGCGACAGAGGAAACCCCGACCGTTTCCCCCATCTGTTTTTCACACTGGAAATTCTATCCAAAGTCACCCTGATATTATTCTCCCCCACAACCACCATGATG atcAAATTCAGCACAGACCTCTCAGAACGCCCTCCGACATCCACCCACAGAATACTCCTACTATAGAGCTGCGCCATCGATCCCACTCACCCCTCTCCACCAACCATcacccatctccagatgctgaaaCCCGCCCACTGCGTTCGCCCATGGACAGCAACCTGCGCCGCCCGTCCCCTGCTGATAGACTCCTCCGATTGCAAAGTGAAGGCAACCACCACAATCAAGATACCTACCCCTTATCTGTGTCTCCTGCCGAAGCCAACCACTGTCCCAATGACACCCTTCCCAAACCCAGCAGCCCGCGGCAGGAGAACCCACGTGTCATCCAGCTCATGCCAAGCCCCATTATGCACCCGCTGCTCCTTAATTCTCGGCATCCTGTGGAGTTTAAGCAGCCGAGGTTAGGAGCAGATGATGGGCAGCAGCGTGAGACCAAACCTATGAACTTATCCCACCGTGAGGAGATGGCGTACATGAATCATGTCATGGTGTCCATCTCTTCCTCCGAGGAACAGACCATTCCCATGGGAAGGATAGCCG ATTGCCGGCTGCTCTGGGATTATGTGTATCAGCTCTTGTCTGACACGAGATATGAGAACTTTATTCGCTGGGAAGATAAAGAGTCAATGGTTTTTCGAATCATGGACCCCAATGGTCTGGCACGACTCTGGGGCAACCACAAG AACAGAACAAACATGACTTATGAGAAGATGTCGCGGGCACTTCGCCATTACTACAAGCTCAACATCATCCGCAAGGAACCTGGGCAGAGACTACTCTTCAG
- the ETV6 gene encoding transcription factor ETV6 isoform X2: MRRLGGDWRKWQEQISYSPPESPGQNCATASPSFPHVSGPRTYRMEEDPVKMPAHLRLPPSHWSRDDLSQWLRWAENEFALHPIENNTFEMNGKALLLLTKEDFRYRCPHSGDVLYEVLQHILRQRKPRPFPPSVFHTGNSIQSHPDIILPHNHHDDQIQHRPLRTPSDIHPQNTPTIELRHRSHSPLSTNHHPSPDAETRPLRSPMDSNLRRPSPADRLLRLQSEGNHHNQDTYPLSVSPAEANHCPNDTLPKPSSPRQENPRVIQLMPSPIMHPLLLNSRHPVEFKQPRLGADDGQQRETKPMNLSHREEMAYMNHVMVSISSSEEQTIPMGRIADCRLLWDYVYQLLSDTRYENFIRWEDKESMVFRIMDPNGLARLWGNHKNRTNMTYEKMSRALRHYYKLNIIRKEPGQRLLFRFMKTPDEIMSGRTDRLEHLESQELDETMYQEDDC, translated from the exons ATGAGGAGACTCGGAGGAGATTGGAGAAAATGG CAGGAACAGATATCATACTCTCCTCCAGAAAGCCCCGGACAAAATTGTGCCACAGCATCCCCCTCATTTCCCCATGTCTCCGGGCCACGCACATACAGGATGGAAGAGGATCCCGTCAAAATGCCGGCACACCTAC GTCTCCCACCTTCTCATTGGTCTCGGGATGACCTGTCTCAGTGGCTACGCTGGGCTGAAAACGAATTTGCTCTGCATCCTATAGAGAATAATACATTCGAGATGAACGGCAAAGCCCTTCTGCTCCTCACCAAGGAAGATTTCCGATACCGCTGTCCGCACTCAG GTGATGTCTTGTACGAGGTTCTGCAGCACATCCTGCGACAGAGGAAACCCCGACCGTTTCCCCCATCTGTTTTTCACACTGGAAATTCTATCCAAAGTCACCCTGATATTATTCTCCCCCACAACCACCATGATG atcAAATTCAGCACAGACCTCTCAGAACGCCCTCCGACATCCACCCACAGAATACTCCTACTATAGAGCTGCGCCATCGATCCCACTCACCCCTCTCCACCAACCATcacccatctccagatgctgaaaCCCGCCCACTGCGTTCGCCCATGGACAGCAACCTGCGCCGCCCGTCCCCTGCTGATAGACTCCTCCGATTGCAAAGTGAAGGCAACCACCACAATCAAGATACCTACCCCTTATCTGTGTCTCCTGCCGAAGCCAACCACTGTCCCAATGACACCCTTCCCAAACCCAGCAGCCCGCGGCAGGAGAACCCACGTGTCATCCAGCTCATGCCAAGCCCCATTATGCACCCGCTGCTCCTTAATTCTCGGCATCCTGTGGAGTTTAAGCAGCCGAGGTTAGGAGCAGATGATGGGCAGCAGCGTGAGACCAAACCTATGAACTTATCCCACCGTGAGGAGATGGCGTACATGAATCATGTCATGGTGTCCATCTCTTCCTCCGAGGAACAGACCATTCCCATGGGAAGGATAGCCG ATTGCCGGCTGCTCTGGGATTATGTGTATCAGCTCTTGTCTGACACGAGATATGAGAACTTTATTCGCTGGGAAGATAAAGAGTCAATGGTTTTTCGAATCATGGACCCCAATGGTCTGGCACGACTCTGGGGCAACCACAAG AACAGAACAAACATGACTTATGAGAAGATGTCGCGGGCACTTCGCCATTACTACAAGCTCAACATCATCCGCAAGGAACCTGGGCAGAGACTACTCTTCAG